One Purpureocillium takamizusanense chromosome 12, complete sequence DNA window includes the following coding sequences:
- a CDS encoding uncharacterized protein (COG:S~EggNog:ENOG503P6RM~TransMembrane:1 (o48-70i)) — protein MLSRAAARTTTSLVSRRGFHATRARMSSPYHYPEGPYTNIPFNPRSKYFGLGFWSFMATGFLAPFGIAVYQTYKEQ, from the exons ATgctctcccgcgccgccgcccgcacgacgacgtcgctTGTCTCCCGCCGAGGCTTCCACGCCACCCGGGCTCGCATGTCCTCGCCGTACCACTACCCCGAGGGCCCCTACACCAACATCCCCTTCAACCCGCGCAGCAAGTACTTCGGTCTCGGCTTCTGGTCCTTCATGGCCACGGGCTTCCTCGCTCCCTTTGGCATTGCCG TCTACCAGACCTACAAGGAGCAGTAA
- a CDS encoding uncharacterized protein (COG:S~EggNog:ENOG503NWS5), whose amino-acid sequence MKIRSRVDGSVCGAVLANRPRATLRSVQTTSQRTFCNRPTPPAKVLAQPTTCPRTSIWLLSTFMPVPRDCQLRPSRQDVRQYSVATAVASGSKPMAHRQAPLPAHNTKQLLSFVDGRDEGTAEEHFDFHRDPYRRGYAMPDGPNLRVSDKKHDVEYPSRDETLRITDNTQQRLARLYAAIGQRLRHPNRVSLDAIYKLYGELPEPRMLRLTWQWRNRLLKVMGTPRKRDMESMLRYFALLADVKNAGLTLRRSHWNFALAFATKYAARTTAQEMESALRLWREMEKEANVLGNDVTFNVLFDVAAKAGNFTLADMIYKEMEKRGIEFNRFHHVSLIHYFGLKLDSGGIRAAYKEMVESGEMIDTVVLNCVISGLLRCGEEEAAEETYERMKKGHALASEMPQRDYMMNKVITRVLMMFTKVGKQHPELREKLQTNVRLTPDLHTYKLLVQHYATRVGNLNKVAQYLDEMKHLKVPIHPTIFLALFKGFYMHGGFSGSDWSEQRLQGVLSALYQARDEHAKAFRIDRWVVIWALRAVKKCSSTEAVVQTFDAMSQRWDIPPERQQFMHAIFDNIIQDKDMKSPWGKWDGSTHRRGKRDGSWL is encoded by the coding sequence AACCGTCCGAGGGCGACCCTGAGGTCCGTCCAGACGACATCCCAGAGGACCTTCTGCAACAGGCCGACGCCTCCAGCAAAAGTCCTTGCGCAACCGACGACTTGCCCGAGGACCTCAATATGGCTGCTATCAACCTTTATGCCCGTCCCCAGAGACTGCCAGCTGCGTCCTTCCCGGCAGGACGTGCGGCAGTACAGCGTCGCCACGGCGGTTGCCTCCGGCTCGAAACCAATGGCCCATCGACAGGCGCCATTGCCGGCGCACAACACCAAACAGCTTTTGTCATTTGTTGACGGTAGAGACGAGGGCACTGCGGAGGAGCACTTCGACTTCCATCGCGATCCGTATCGGAGGGGCTACGCCATGCCCGACGGACCAAACCTGCGCGTGTCCGACAAGAAACACGATGTGGAGTATCCTTCCCGTGACGAAACGCTCAGAATCACCGACAATACCCAGCAGCGGCTTGCGCGGCTCTACGCGGCCATCGGGCAGAGGCTGCGCCACCCCAATCGGGTGTCCCTGGACGCGATATACAAGCTATACGGCGAGCTGCCTGAACCACGAATGCTGCGTTTGACTTGGCAATGGAGGAATCGACTATTGAAGGTCATGGGCACGCCAAGAAAACGAGACATGGAGTCGATGCTTCGCTACTTTGCGCTCCTTGCCGACGTCAAGAACGCTGGCCTCACCCTGCGACGATCGCACTGGAAtttcgccctcgccttcgccacCAAATATGCCGCTCGAACGACGGCACAAGAGATGGAGTCAGCCTTGCGGCTCTGGAGAGAAATGGAAAAGGAGGCAAACGTTCTGGGAAACGACGTCACATTCAATGTGCTTTTCGACGTTGCGGCAAAGGCGGGCAACTTCACGCTCGCGGACATGATATACAAGGAGATGGAGAAGCGGGGCATCGAGTTCAACCGGTTCCACCACGTCAGTCTCATTCACTACTTTGGCTTGAAGCTCGACTCTGGAGGCATACGCGCCGCCTACAAGGAGATGGTAGAGTCTGGCGAAATGATTGACACGGTTGTGCTCAATTGTGTCATCTCCGGTCTTTTGCGgtgcggcgaggaggaggcggcggaagaAACCTACGAGCGGATGAAGAAAggccacgccctcgcctccgAAATGCCACAGCGCGATTACATGATGAACAAAGTCATCACGAGGGTCCTTATGATGTTCACTAAGGTCGGCAAGCAGCACCCGGAGCTCAGAGAGAAGCTGCAGACAAACGTACGGCTCACGCCAGACCTGCATACATATAAGCTGCTGGTGCAGCACTACGCCACCAGGGTGGGCAATCTCAACAAAGTCGCCCAGTATCTCGACGAGATGAAGCATCTAAAAGTACCGATACACCCGACCATCTTCCTTGCGCTCTTTAAAGGGTTCTACATGCACGGTGGCTTCTCCGGCTCCGATTGGAGCGAGCAGAGGCTCCAGGGCGTCTTGTCTGCACTATACCAGGCTCGCGATGAGCACGCCAAGGCCTTCCGAATCGATCGCTGGGTCGTCATATGGGCTTTGAGGGCTGTCAAAAAGTGCTCATCGACTGAGGCTGTGGTGCAGACGTTTGATGCCATGTCCCAGCGGTGGGACATACCACCGGAGCGCCAGCAATTCATGCATGCCATATTCGACAACATCATCCAAGACAAGGACATGAAGTCGCCATGGGGTAAGTGGGACGGGTCGACGCATCGCCGAGGCAAACGAGATGGGTCGTGGCTATGA